In a genomic window of Pedobacter sp. KBS0701:
- a CDS encoding SusC/RagA family TonB-linked outer membrane protein — protein MYKISNRYGRTYASPYPKLMLIMRLTTVILIASILQVSAASFGQQITINRKNASLESLLKDIRKQSQYDFFYEGKIIPQKKSIDISLKNADINEALKRVLAGSSLTYTIDGKIITIKKQDEPTLIDKMIAVLERIDVRGKVVDENGKPLAGATIFIEDSKTRTTTNDKGEFYLQDVSDNATIFIAFIGYEPIKRNAAKDLGTIKMQPSTGKLEDVEIKFNTGYQQVSRERSAGSFSKPDLDIMKNRSGSANILSRLDGLVPGLVVNNSPGSTQNPFLIRGLATIGLYDSFGNPTSGGASRGPLIVVDGVPQDNISAINTQDVEDVTVLKDATSASIWGTRAANGVIVITTKKGKAGQPLKFEYDGFVNFQGKPDLDYLQRLNSRQFIQAANEVFEESKVSYPFSQASILNALRPHQVIQYNNLLSPAQRSKSLDSLASIDNRSQVKDLFYRNGMLTNQTLSASGGGKAYSFYGSASYTGTRSNQPGQKDDLYKINLRQDLELNKRVSLFLITDISNNLKSSPNDIGLSNSLVPYQLFQDANGNPLTINHMGEYEGLGYSDARRLDYQNRSGINLEYNPLNERDMGYNKSDQIYSRIVGGGTVKILKNLRFEGNYGYNILSGNSTNFLDAGAYAVRRELLDFTVALPGEAPVYYLPSSGGRLTESNLYQKNYSLRNQFVFDQNWNKHQLTVLAGQEATSQFGRSSQTIVRGWDDKLQTGQPIDYKTLNEGLEENTITNASTFLAENFTGGQSATIRTSSYYANLSYSYLGRYTLNGSWRNDQSNLFGTDKSAQNRPVWSVGGKWLLSEETFMKDITWLSRLDLRATYGIAGNAPQPGTAASYDILNPASGPYYVTGRGLLIGTPGNDKLSWESTVIKNVGVDFALFEGILFGSVDGYIKNTTDLLGNLPVSPFSGYKTVIGNLGAIDNKGFEISLTSVNVVTKDFSWNAGFTLGYNKSKVKRLSLLGNITTGTGMISQRYVEGYPAFAQFAFDYVGLNNQGNPQIRLADGTITSNPEINTAADVKYMGTTQPVWAGGLSNTFSYKGLSLKVNLVYNLGHVMLKDVNGFWSGPMYNNVHSDFANRWKVPGDEAKTDIPRYTASSRNNRLRNLQYYTAANTNVFDASFVKVRDITLAYRLSQHIADHLKVRGITFRAQLSNLMLWKANKFGIDPEFQNAGIYGSGRTVRTGQGTFTLGAHVSF, from the coding sequence ATGTATAAAATTTCTAACAGATACGGGAGAACGTACGCATCTCCCTATCCAAAACTCATGCTGATTATGCGCTTAACCACCGTAATATTAATAGCATCCATTTTGCAGGTTAGCGCAGCTTCCTTTGGCCAGCAAATTACCATCAACCGAAAAAATGCTTCTTTGGAGTCGCTCCTGAAAGATATCAGGAAGCAAAGCCAATATGATTTCTTTTATGAGGGAAAAATTATTCCCCAAAAAAAATCGATTGATATAAGTTTAAAAAACGCAGACATCAATGAAGCGCTGAAAAGAGTGCTTGCCGGCTCATCATTAACTTATACGATTGATGGTAAAATTATAACCATAAAAAAGCAAGACGAACCTACCCTGATAGATAAGATGATTGCTGTACTTGAGCGTATCGATGTCCGTGGAAAGGTTGTAGATGAAAATGGAAAACCTTTGGCAGGAGCAACAATATTTATTGAAGATTCAAAAACCAGGACAACCACCAATGATAAGGGAGAGTTTTATTTGCAAGACGTAAGTGACAATGCCACGATATTTATTGCTTTTATCGGCTATGAGCCGATAAAACGTAATGCAGCCAAGGACCTAGGGACTATAAAAATGCAACCTTCAACAGGAAAACTGGAGGACGTCGAAATAAAATTTAATACAGGATATCAGCAAGTTTCAAGGGAGAGGAGCGCGGGTTCGTTTTCCAAGCCTGACCTTGATATTATGAAAAACCGCTCAGGAAGCGCCAACATCCTTTCAAGGCTCGACGGACTCGTACCCGGACTGGTGGTGAATAATTCCCCAGGTTCAACTCAGAACCCATTTCTGATCCGTGGCTTAGCGACAATTGGCCTTTACGATTCTTTTGGCAACCCAACTTCAGGCGGAGCAAGCCGCGGGCCTCTAATTGTTGTAGATGGTGTACCGCAGGATAACATTTCAGCAATCAATACGCAGGATGTTGAAGATGTAACTGTCTTAAAAGATGCTACCTCGGCTTCTATATGGGGAACCCGTGCAGCAAACGGTGTTATAGTAATCACTACAAAAAAAGGTAAAGCCGGACAACCTTTGAAATTTGAGTACGATGGCTTTGTCAATTTCCAGGGTAAACCTGATCTCGATTACTTGCAGCGCTTGAACAGCAGACAGTTCATTCAGGCAGCTAACGAGGTATTTGAGGAAAGCAAAGTCAGCTATCCTTTTAGTCAAGCCTCAATACTGAATGCCCTGAGGCCGCATCAGGTCATTCAGTATAATAACCTGCTTTCTCCTGCACAAAGGAGTAAAAGCCTGGATAGCCTGGCCTCAATAGACAACCGCTCACAGGTCAAAGATTTATTTTACCGTAACGGCATGCTAACCAATCAGACCCTGTCAGCATCCGGTGGAGGTAAAGCATATTCTTTTTACGGATCAGCAAGCTACACGGGAACAAGGTCAAATCAACCCGGTCAAAAAGATGATTTGTACAAAATTAACCTTCGCCAGGATCTTGAGCTTAACAAAAGAGTTTCACTTTTTTTAATAACTGACATCAGTAATAACCTTAAATCTTCACCGAACGACATTGGATTAAGCAATAGCCTGGTGCCCTACCAGTTGTTTCAAGATGCAAATGGCAATCCGCTTACCATTAACCATATGGGTGAATACGAAGGTCTCGGATACAGCGATGCCAGACGCCTTGATTATCAAAACCGGAGCGGGATCAATCTGGAGTACAATCCCCTGAATGAACGCGATATGGGCTACAATAAAAGCGACCAGATATACAGTAGAATTGTTGGAGGAGGAACCGTAAAGATACTTAAAAACCTAAGGTTTGAAGGTAATTATGGCTATAACATCTTATCTGGTAACAGCACTAATTTTCTGGATGCGGGAGCCTATGCGGTGCGCAGGGAATTGCTGGACTTTACTGTTGCCTTGCCAGGCGAAGCACCGGTTTATTACCTTCCTTCCTCTGGTGGCAGGCTAACAGAAAGTAACCTGTACCAAAAGAATTACTCCCTTCGTAACCAGTTTGTTTTTGATCAAAACTGGAACAAACACCAGCTTACAGTACTTGCAGGTCAGGAGGCAACCTCACAGTTTGGGCGATCGAGCCAAACTATTGTCAGGGGATGGGACGATAAATTACAGACGGGCCAGCCAATCGATTATAAAACGTTGAACGAGGGCCTTGAAGAAAATACGATAACCAATGCCTCGACTTTTTTAGCTGAAAATTTTACGGGAGGGCAATCCGCAACGATCAGAACAAGTTCCTATTACGCCAACCTTAGTTACAGTTATCTCGGCCGCTATACCTTGAACGGTAGCTGGAGAAATGATCAAAGTAACCTCTTCGGTACCGACAAATCAGCACAGAATAGACCTGTATGGAGTGTTGGGGGTAAGTGGCTGCTTAGTGAGGAAACCTTTATGAAGGACATTACGTGGTTGTCACGTTTAGACCTGAGAGCAACATATGGTATTGCAGGAAATGCTCCACAGCCGGGAACCGCTGCTTCCTACGACATCTTAAATCCTGCCTCCGGCCCATACTATGTTACTGGTAGAGGTTTACTTATCGGTACGCCTGGTAATGACAAACTCAGCTGGGAAAGTACAGTTATCAAGAATGTGGGCGTTGATTTTGCACTGTTTGAAGGAATATTATTCGGCTCGGTTGACGGATACATAAAAAATACGACAGATTTATTGGGCAATTTACCGGTAAGTCCGTTTTCCGGTTACAAAACTGTAATCGGGAACCTCGGAGCCATTGATAATAAAGGATTTGAAATTAGTTTAACATCTGTAAATGTGGTGACAAAGGATTTTTCCTGGAATGCGGGCTTTACCCTTGGATATAACAAGAGCAAAGTGAAACGTCTTTCCCTGTTAGGAAATATCACAACCGGCACAGGGATGATCAGCCAGCGTTATGTAGAAGGTTACCCGGCTTTCGCGCAATTTGCGTTTGATTATGTTGGGCTCAATAACCAGGGTAATCCACAGATCAGACTTGCCGATGGTACTATTACAAGCAATCCGGAAATCAATACCGCGGCAGATGTAAAATATATGGGTACCACTCAGCCGGTTTGGGCCGGGGGTCTTTCAAATACTTTCAGCTATAAAGGTTTGTCGCTTAAGGTCAATCTGGTTTACAACCTCGGCCATGTGATGCTGAAAGATGTAAATGGATTTTGGAGCGGGCCGATGTACAACAATGTGCACAGTGATTTCGCCAACAGATGGAAGGTCCCTGGTGATGAAGCGAAAACAGATATCCCACGTTATACTGCTTCTAGCAGGAACAATAGATTAAGAAATCTTCAATACTATACAGCTGCCAATACCAACGTTTTTGATGCTTCATTTGTAAAGGTCAGAGACATTACACTTGCCTATCGCCTTTCTCAACATATAGCTGATCACCTGAAGGTGCGGGGAATTACATTCCGTGCGCAGCTTTCGAATTTAATGCTCTGGAAAGCAAACAAATTTGGAATAGATCCGGAATTCCAGAACGCCGGCATTTACGGGTCAGGCAGAACGGTACGCACAGGTCAGGGTACGTTTACTTTGGGTGCACATGTTTCATTTTAG
- a CDS encoding bifunctional cytochrome P450/NADPH--P450 reductase, whose amino-acid sequence MIKPIPQPKLYPVLKNLPELDTEAPIQSMMRLAKEYGGIYKMQLGDQTVIILSDPDLVNEVCDESRFDKKVHKPLHKLRDIGGDGLFTAYTHESNWEKAHRILVPAFGPGAIKTMFPQMLDVAQQLVQKWERMGTQTLFDVPDNMTRLTLDTIALCAFDYRFNSFYSIEMHPFVDAMVNTLHEASLHVRRLPIVNKLKVITKREYEREIELLTYVAADIIKDRRALAPQQWPKDLLTQMLTGKDPVTGEGLDDANITNQMITFLIAGHETTSGLLSFAIYLLLKNPEKLRKAQEQVDQVLGNETPRFEQLKQLDYIDQVLKESLRLWPTAPLFGLYPYENTIIGNTYEIRKEHSVLVLLPSLHRNSKVWEGDVEAFEPERFETDNFNKLPANVYKPFGNGQRACIGRPFAMQEATLVLSMILQNFELSQADPNYQLKVKETLTLKPDGFFIKAKKRTPKAATANHSPAEGGGKAEQPTGKASVPPHHTPLLVLFGSNSGTCQDFAYRISTDATEQGYDARIASLDSFSANLPASGAVIIVTASYEGLPPDNARKFVAWLKTEQADDSLRGVQYAVFGCGNKDWTRTYQAVPTYIDNRLSELGAIRVLPRGEADAKNDLFGDFDRWYEQFWPGLAGLFSLEVNEQADINKYRVELARDMPAVMLNEKEMKQGIVIVNEELVNMSSPNARSKKHIEIALPEGMGYRAGDYLAILPLNAKEKVDELLKRFHFDYHTQVIIHTESAYTHLPKGYPVAVGELLSQYVELNQVATQKQIRKLADYTICPPEKMRLEQYAADDIYKAEVLGKRLSLATILKLNPACELPFEVLLEMLPAMKSRRYSISSSPLWNDKHCTITVAVVDAPALSGIGNYRGTASHYLSALPVGANVTVQVRKSPEAFHLPKELSTPVIMIAAGSGIAPFRGFIQERALEKANGKTIGEMLLFFGCRAENVDFLYKEQLQNWENEGIVNVHPAFSAALDNDIAYVQHSLWKHRQEVKRLFENGAKIYLCGDGRYMGPAMRETLVKIYQEIIGLDFETSSRLWEEEVENKDRFVTDIFE is encoded by the coding sequence ATGATTAAGCCCATTCCCCAGCCAAAACTATATCCGGTGTTGAAGAACCTCCCGGAACTTGACACCGAAGCACCGATCCAAAGCATGATGCGCCTGGCCAAAGAATATGGCGGGATCTATAAAATGCAACTGGGAGACCAAACCGTGATCATCCTGAGTGATCCCGATCTGGTAAACGAAGTCTGTGACGAATCAAGATTTGACAAAAAAGTACATAAACCACTCCATAAGCTCCGTGACATAGGGGGAGACGGGCTATTTACTGCTTACACCCACGAAAGCAACTGGGAAAAAGCGCACAGAATCCTTGTTCCGGCCTTTGGCCCGGGTGCAATTAAGACCATGTTCCCCCAGATGCTGGATGTAGCCCAGCAACTGGTACAAAAGTGGGAAAGGATGGGCACACAAACCTTGTTTGATGTGCCCGATAATATGACAAGGCTTACCCTGGATACTATTGCACTCTGCGCATTCGACTATCGGTTTAACAGCTTTTACAGCATTGAGATGCATCCGTTTGTTGATGCAATGGTGAATACCCTGCATGAAGCCAGCCTGCATGTCAGAAGGCTTCCGATTGTTAACAAACTTAAGGTCATTACTAAAAGAGAATACGAAAGGGAGATTGAACTGCTAACATACGTTGCTGCCGATATCATCAAAGACCGCAGGGCACTTGCACCTCAGCAATGGCCCAAAGACCTGCTGACCCAAATGTTGACGGGGAAAGACCCGGTAACCGGAGAAGGCCTTGATGATGCTAACATCACTAACCAGATGATTACCTTCCTTATTGCCGGCCATGAAACGACCAGCGGTCTGTTGTCGTTCGCTATCTATCTGCTGCTGAAAAATCCGGAAAAATTGAGGAAGGCGCAGGAGCAGGTGGATCAGGTTTTAGGAAATGAGACGCCCCGTTTTGAACAGCTGAAACAATTGGACTACATTGACCAGGTTTTGAAAGAAAGCCTCCGCCTGTGGCCCACCGCACCATTGTTCGGCCTTTATCCTTATGAAAATACCATTATCGGTAATACCTATGAGATCAGGAAAGAACATTCCGTCCTGGTGCTGCTGCCGTCGCTGCACCGAAACAGCAAAGTCTGGGAAGGAGACGTGGAAGCCTTTGAGCCAGAAAGATTTGAAACTGATAATTTCAACAAACTGCCGGCCAATGTATATAAACCTTTTGGCAACGGCCAGCGTGCCTGCATCGGCAGACCTTTTGCTATGCAGGAAGCCACCCTGGTGCTTTCCATGATCCTTCAAAACTTTGAACTGTCCCAGGCCGACCCGAACTATCAGCTCAAGGTAAAAGAAACCCTCACGCTTAAACCGGACGGATTCTTTATCAAAGCAAAAAAGCGAACGCCAAAAGCTGCAACTGCCAATCATTCGCCGGCTGAGGGCGGTGGAAAAGCAGAACAACCGACAGGGAAAGCTTCTGTTCCGCCTCATCATACACCATTGTTGGTGCTCTTTGGTTCCAACAGCGGTACATGCCAGGATTTCGCTTACAGGATATCCACCGATGCCACGGAGCAGGGCTATGATGCAAGGATTGCTTCACTGGACAGCTTCTCAGCGAACCTGCCGGCCAGCGGTGCTGTCATTATTGTGACCGCTTCTTACGAAGGACTTCCACCGGACAATGCCAGGAAATTCGTCGCCTGGTTAAAAACGGAACAAGCTGATGACAGTTTACGGGGCGTTCAGTATGCAGTGTTCGGATGTGGCAATAAAGATTGGACGAGAACCTATCAGGCTGTACCAACCTATATAGACAACCGTTTGAGTGAACTTGGAGCTATACGCGTGCTGCCCCGTGGCGAAGCAGACGCAAAAAATGATCTTTTCGGGGATTTTGACAGATGGTATGAGCAGTTCTGGCCCGGTCTTGCTGGTCTTTTTTCATTGGAGGTAAACGAACAGGCTGATATAAATAAATACAGGGTTGAACTGGCCAGGGACATGCCTGCTGTAATGTTAAACGAAAAGGAAATGAAGCAGGGCATCGTCATCGTCAACGAAGAACTGGTCAATATGTCCTCACCCAATGCCCGCTCTAAAAAACACATCGAAATAGCGCTGCCTGAAGGCATGGGTTACCGTGCAGGCGATTATCTGGCGATATTGCCGCTGAATGCAAAAGAAAAGGTTGATGAACTACTCAAAAGGTTTCATTTTGATTATCATACCCAAGTGATCATCCATACCGAAAGCGCTTATACCCATCTGCCCAAAGGGTACCCCGTTGCAGTAGGCGAACTTTTGAGCCAATACGTAGAACTCAACCAGGTAGCCACCCAGAAACAAATCAGAAAACTGGCGGACTATACGATTTGCCCGCCGGAAAAAATGCGACTGGAACAATATGCTGCGGATGACATTTATAAAGCCGAGGTGCTGGGAAAAAGATTAAGCCTTGCAACGATCCTGAAGCTGAACCCCGCCTGCGAACTTCCATTTGAAGTGCTGCTTGAAATGCTGCCCGCCATGAAAAGCCGCAGGTATTCCATCTCGTCCTCTCCATTATGGAACGACAAGCATTGCACCATAACCGTAGCCGTTGTCGATGCGCCGGCCCTTTCAGGTATAGGAAATTACCGGGGAACTGCATCGCATTATTTGTCCGCGCTACCAGTTGGTGCAAACGTTACGGTGCAGGTTAGAAAATCGCCGGAAGCGTTTCATTTGCCTAAGGAGCTAAGTACACCTGTCATCATGATCGCGGCCGGAAGTGGCATAGCACCATTCAGGGGCTTCATCCAGGAACGTGCCCTTGAAAAAGCGAACGGTAAAACCATAGGAGAAATGCTGCTCTTTTTCGGCTGCCGTGCGGAAAACGTGGACTTTCTTTACAAGGAGCAATTGCAAAACTGGGAAAACGAAGGTATTGTGAATGTTCATCCCGCATTTTCTGCCGCTTTGGATAATGATATAGCTTATGTACAGCATAGCTTATGGAAACACCGGCAAGAAGTAAAAAGGCTGTTTGAAAATGGGGCAAAGATCTATCTCTGTGGTGATGGAAGGTATATGGGACCTGCCATGCGGGAAACACTGGTAAAGATCTACCAGGAGATCATCGGATTGGATTTCGAAACTTCATCAAGGCTTTGGGAAGAAGAGGTGGAGAATAAAGATAGATTTGTTACTGACATCTTCGAATAA
- a CDS encoding TetR/AcrR family transcriptional regulator: MNKEKSQEIVLAATKRFMRYGIAKTTMEDIAEDLALTKPTLYYYFNNKNHLVRAVLEQIFTEYFHLLHTISQNQSLERILDEVIQMQGKLFRRYELLGYTIDLFFKPKDKILQGRFEEVKSIHMDFLNRVFQAAERSMEIKKTNINKVVRLYFSCMQGILLNYLFHKQALTPASHQEHLLLYKNARAFSSIFIKGLMR; this comes from the coding sequence ATGAACAAAGAAAAAAGTCAGGAAATAGTTTTGGCGGCGACTAAACGTTTCATGCGCTATGGAATCGCGAAGACCACAATGGAAGATATAGCGGAGGATTTAGCCCTCACTAAGCCGACGTTATATTACTATTTTAATAACAAGAATCATTTGGTCAGGGCGGTCCTTGAGCAAATTTTCACTGAATATTTTCATCTGTTGCATACCATATCTCAAAACCAGTCATTAGAACGGATTTTAGATGAAGTGATACAGATGCAGGGCAAGCTGTTTAGGCGCTATGAATTGCTTGGGTACACAATTGATCTTTTTTTTAAGCCTAAGGATAAAATTTTACAAGGCAGATTTGAAGAAGTTAAGTCGATTCATATGGATTTTTTGAATAGAGTATTTCAAGCCGCTGAAAGAAGTATGGAAATTAAAAAAACAAATATAAACAAAGTAGTAAGACTCTATTTTAGTTGCATGCAAGGGATATTGTTAAATTACTTATTTCATAAACAAGCATTAACTCCTGCCAGTCATCAGGAACATCTTCTTCTATATAAGAATGCGAGGGCATTCTCCTCTATTTTTATAAAAGGACTCATGCGTTGA
- a CDS encoding Crp/Fnr family transcriptional regulator, producing the protein MKLVEYLREEAGLPGDTIELLDKLFDTEELPKGRELLREGSRSKKFFYLESGLMRLYYFRDGKDITQLFLQESSVYTPIENVFLNQYYQYNLVSLENCTIRSVDFSLVENYLDTDVRLQRFSRFLAVLTIKELANQLHAIKFQTAQERYQNLLETYPNILLRAPLGHIASYLGITQQTLSVIRAEYSKSS; encoded by the coding sequence ATGAAGCTTGTCGAATATTTAAGGGAAGAGGCAGGACTGCCGGGTGACACAATAGAGCTATTAGATAAGCTGTTTGATACTGAAGAGTTACCGAAGGGGCGCGAACTGCTCAGGGAAGGAAGCCGATCAAAAAAGTTCTTTTATCTCGAAAGCGGTTTAATGAGACTTTACTATTTCAGGGACGGAAAGGATATTACCCAACTGTTCCTGCAGGAATCTTCCGTCTATACACCTATTGAAAATGTATTTTTAAACCAATATTACCAGTACAACCTCGTTTCGCTTGAAAACTGTACCATACGCAGCGTTGATTTCTCGCTGGTGGAAAATTACCTGGATACCGATGTAAGGCTTCAGCGTTTTTCCCGCTTTTTAGCGGTGTTGACCATCAAGGAACTAGCCAACCAGTTGCATGCTATAAAATTCCAGACGGCTCAGGAAAGATATCAGAACCTGCTTGAAACCTATCCCAATATACTGCTGCGTGCGCCCTTAGGTCATATTGCTTCCTACCTGGGCATCACCCAGCAAACCCTTAGTGTAATCAGGGCAGAATATAGTAAGTCATCCTGA
- a CDS encoding FecR family protein: MNNIRLRELLKLYLDNSASDLEQSELWDYVNDPFYDAEIKNLIGQAFEQQIKGEELSESEQRNFLDLIYAKEKPVTARFIKLWPRMTGIAAAIALMVLGLYFFNYKNDKHTQNDVFAAQDRNPGSFGATLTLANGKKIKLSDATNGEIAKEAGISITKTADGQLVYEIKETINNPDQINTLSTAKGETYILTLPDKSKVWLNAASSLTYSASLNEHGKRRVKLEGEAYFEIFKDKVHPFIVQTANQEVEVLGTHFNVNSYKDEPGIATTLLEGSVKVTAGGSLKIIKPGEQAINKSGTMEVRKVDLDDVVDWKNGDFYLNHIDFKIAMRKIARWYNMEIVYDENVPDNMESGGWISRDKPLSTVLKSIEASGLVKFKVEGRKIYVSK, from the coding sequence ATGAATAATATACGGCTTCGGGAATTACTTAAACTTTATCTTGATAATTCTGCTTCAGATTTAGAACAGTCAGAATTATGGGACTATGTTAATGATCCTTTTTATGATGCCGAAATCAAAAATTTAATTGGTCAGGCCTTTGAACAGCAGATTAAAGGAGAAGAGCTTAGCGAATCCGAGCAACGAAATTTTCTGGATTTAATATATGCTAAAGAAAAACCTGTTACCGCGAGATTTATAAAACTATGGCCGCGTATGACTGGTATTGCCGCCGCCATTGCTTTAATGGTTTTAGGTCTTTACTTCTTTAATTACAAAAATGATAAGCATACTCAAAATGATGTTTTTGCGGCACAGGATAGAAATCCCGGATCTTTTGGTGCGACCCTGACTTTAGCAAATGGTAAAAAGATTAAACTTTCTGATGCTACCAATGGTGAAATTGCTAAAGAGGCTGGTATTAGTATAACTAAAACAGCAGACGGACAGCTTGTTTATGAAATCAAAGAAACAATTAACAATCCAGATCAGATTAATACATTAAGCACCGCCAAAGGAGAAACCTACATCTTAACATTACCTGATAAAAGTAAAGTCTGGCTTAACGCGGCCTCAAGCTTAACCTACTCTGCCAGCCTGAACGAGCATGGGAAGCGAAGGGTAAAGCTTGAAGGCGAAGCTTATTTTGAAATTTTTAAGGACAAAGTCCATCCTTTTATTGTACAAACAGCTAATCAGGAAGTAGAGGTATTAGGAACACATTTTAACGTGAATAGCTATAAAGACGAACCTGGAATTGCGACAACCTTACTGGAAGGTTCGGTTAAGGTGACAGCTGGCGGCTCGTTAAAAATAATTAAGCCGGGTGAGCAGGCAATAAATAAATCCGGTACTATGGAAGTACGGAAAGTTGATTTGGACGATGTGGTGGATTGGAAAAATGGTGATTTTTATCTAAACCATATAGATTTTAAAATAGCCATGAGAAAAATTGCCAGATGGTACAATATGGAAATTGTTTATGATGAAAATGTTCCCGATAATATGGAATCTGGGGGCTGGATATCAAGAGATAAGCCCTTATCAACAGTACTCAAATCTATAGAAGCTTCTGGCCTGGTTAAGTTTAAGGTAGAAGGGCGAAAAATCTATGTAAGTAAATAG
- a CDS encoding TolC family protein: MKFLLYYITFVGFLSATAQTHTVSLEQSKQAAIAYSYSLKNSELRINSSKTDVAAAKSDYLPSVSGTGLGLYGFKDLVAAMPPLLNQSISNVYLVGVTGTEILYAGGKIKTGNELAALQLEVSRIRKKQSLDSVILLTEQKYWNLVNIQEQQKTLSVNETLLNAVLKMQKDMLNAGLIARNDLLKVKVQLSELLVNKSKLENGRRVALLDFSMYTGLVFDSLLVMQDNLDNKTMPTMLALCPDTNISQNPNYVLLDKRIKAEVLQTRLTRGDNRPTLALGVSASQIGSINSGLGSNFAPAGLVTFSVPISSGLWGRGKQKVAQRKISEQIAKNDFLDGQNQIKIGITRYWYDVKDQLVQISFAKDNLELATENLKVNQDNYKSGLATISDVLDAQAAYQQASSTVATAFSDFYVKVAVYNYITSKIVPSK, from the coding sequence ATGAAATTTTTATTATATTATATCACCTTTGTCGGATTTCTGAGCGCAACTGCCCAGACCCACACTGTTTCTCTGGAACAAAGTAAGCAAGCTGCAATAGCTTACAGTTATTCACTTAAAAACAGTGAACTGAGAATAAATTCTTCCAAAACAGATGTTGCTGCAGCAAAGTCTGATTACCTCCCTTCTGTTAGCGGTACAGGCCTTGGCTTATATGGCTTCAAGGATTTAGTAGCTGCTATGCCTCCTTTGCTAAATCAAAGCATAAGCAATGTTTACCTGGTTGGTGTAACGGGAACAGAAATCCTGTATGCCGGTGGAAAGATCAAAACAGGAAACGAGCTTGCTGCGCTGCAACTCGAAGTAAGCCGAATCAGAAAAAAACAATCACTCGATTCTGTAATCCTGTTAACTGAGCAAAAATACTGGAACCTGGTAAACATTCAGGAACAGCAGAAAACGCTTTCTGTTAACGAAACTTTACTGAACGCAGTACTAAAAATGCAAAAAGATATGCTCAACGCCGGATTAATCGCCCGAAATGATCTGCTTAAAGTTAAAGTTCAGCTCAGCGAATTATTGGTAAATAAAAGCAAGCTTGAAAATGGCAGACGGGTTGCTTTGCTGGATTTCTCTATGTATACCGGCCTTGTATTTGATTCATTATTGGTCATGCAGGATAATCTGGATAATAAAACCATGCCAACGATGCTGGCACTTTGTCCGGATACCAATATCTCTCAAAATCCAAATTACGTTCTGCTTGATAAAAGAATAAAGGCTGAGGTATTACAGACCCGGCTGACCAGAGGAGATAACCGTCCTACTTTGGCCCTTGGCGTTAGTGCTTCACAGATTGGCTCCATTAACAGTGGCCTGGGAAGCAATTTCGCACCGGCAGGGTTGGTTACTTTCAGTGTTCCTATATCCAGCGGTCTTTGGGGCAGGGGGAAGCAAAAAGTTGCGCAGCGTAAGATCAGTGAGCAAATTGCTAAAAACGATTTTCTGGATGGTCAGAATCAGATAAAAATAGGAATTACTCGCTATTGGTATGACGTGAAAGATCAGCTGGTTCAGATTTCCTTTGCCAAAGATAATCTTGAACTTGCAACGGAGAACTTGAAGGTAAATCAGGATAATTATAAATCAGGGCTGGCTACAATTTCTGATGTATTGGATGCGCAAGCAGCCTACCAGCAGGCTTCGAGTACTGTTGCTACTGCCTTTTCTGATTTTTATGTTAAGGTAGCTGTTTACAATTACATCACCTCGAAGATAGTTCCCTCAAAGTAA
- a CDS encoding RNA polymerase sigma factor has protein sequence MSVKPLDNEAEILAEIAGGDKHAFEILFKNYHKYVLAFSKKITRSDDLAKEIVQDVFLKIWLGREKLQALETFGAYLNTIVRHQCFNALRRLSQEIKSNEVYRLKTSNTSDSTDNELDYREAENILNKAIETLSPQQRMVYVLCHQEGMKYDEAAVKMGISPQTVHSYMKDALKKIRAHFKKHAVAYTVFIVSLFRS, from the coding sequence ATGTCGGTCAAACCTCTGGATAACGAAGCTGAAATACTTGCTGAAATAGCTGGGGGTGATAAACATGCTTTTGAAATCCTGTTCAAAAACTACCATAAGTACGTTCTCGCGTTCAGTAAAAAGATAACTCGTTCTGATGATTTGGCTAAAGAAATTGTTCAGGACGTTTTTTTGAAAATATGGTTAGGTAGAGAAAAGCTACAGGCTCTGGAGACCTTTGGTGCTTATTTAAACACAATAGTACGTCATCAGTGTTTTAATGCGCTTCGTCGGCTTTCTCAGGAAATCAAATCTAATGAAGTCTATAGGTTGAAGACTAGTAACACAAGTGATTCTACAGACAATGAGCTGGATTACCGGGAGGCGGAAAATATACTGAATAAGGCGATTGAAACATTGTCTCCCCAGCAAAGGATGGTATATGTACTTTGTCATCAGGAAGGTATGAAATACGACGAGGCGGCAGTTAAAATGGGTATTTCTCCCCAAACCGTTCATTCTTATATGAAGGATGCGCTAAAAAAGATCAGGGCACATTTCAAAAAACATGCAGTTGCATATACCGTTTTCATTGTCAGTCTTTTCAGATCATAA